A stretch of Candidatus Alcyoniella australis DNA encodes these proteins:
- a CDS encoding YebC/PmpR family DNA-binding transcriptional regulator, giving the protein MSGHSKWSTIKRKKGAADAKRGKLFTKFIREITIAAREGGGDPEGNPRLRTAIDKAKASNMPNDNIDRGIKKGTGDLEGVSYEEIVYEGYGPGGVAIMLDVLTDNRNRALADIRHILTKNNGNLGENGCVSWLFEKRGLIQFDRGSVDEDSLMEVALEAGADDISEDEDVLEVLTEPSAMQSVRQALVEAGLEPASAEVTSIPQSTVKLTGKQAGQMLRMMDMLEDCDDIQNVWANFDISDEEMEALG; this is encoded by the coding sequence ATGTCCGGCCATTCCAAGTGGAGCACGATTAAACGCAAGAAGGGAGCAGCGGACGCCAAGCGCGGCAAGCTGTTCACCAAATTTATACGTGAGATAACGATTGCCGCGCGCGAGGGCGGCGGCGATCCGGAGGGCAACCCGCGGCTGCGCACTGCGATCGATAAGGCCAAGGCCTCGAACATGCCCAACGATAACATCGATCGCGGGATTAAGAAGGGCACCGGTGATCTCGAAGGCGTCAGCTACGAGGAGATCGTCTACGAGGGATATGGACCGGGCGGCGTGGCGATCATGCTCGATGTGCTTACCGACAATCGCAATCGCGCGCTGGCTGACATCAGGCATATTCTTACCAAGAACAACGGCAACCTCGGCGAAAACGGCTGCGTGAGCTGGCTGTTCGAAAAGCGCGGTCTGATCCAGTTCGACCGCGGTTCGGTTGACGAGGACAGCCTGATGGAGGTGGCGCTGGAGGCCGGTGCCGATGATATCTCGGAAGACGAAGACGTGCTCGAAGTGCTTACCGAGCCCAGCGCAATGCAGTCCGTGCGCCAGGCGCTGGTCGAAGCCGGACTTGAGCCGGCGAGCGCCGAGGTGACGTCGATCCCACAGTCCACGGTCAAGCTCACCGGCAAACAGGCCGGACAAATGCTGCGGATGATGGACATGCTCGAGGATTGCGACGACATCCAGAACGTCTGGGCCAACTTCGACATCTCCGATGAGGAGATGGAGGCCTTGGGCTAG
- the ruvC gene encoding crossover junction endodeoxyribonuclease RuvC produces the protein MIFLGIDPGSLVTGWGIVEEQGSRLRHIDNGLIQTTPGSSFAQRLDTIHGGLVQVIALHAPDEAACERIFYSKNVQSAFKLGEARGVAVLAAAQAGLEVFEYTPAEVKKALVGYGRAEKRQVARMVTSLLSLPGEPAEDAADALAVAICHINSRKLKSLGR, from the coding sequence ATGATCTTTTTAGGAATCGACCCCGGCTCTCTGGTGACCGGCTGGGGAATAGTCGAGGAACAGGGATCGCGGCTGCGTCATATTGACAACGGTCTGATCCAGACCACTCCAGGCAGCAGCTTTGCACAGCGGCTGGACACGATCCACGGCGGACTGGTGCAGGTAATCGCGCTCCACGCGCCCGACGAAGCGGCCTGCGAGCGGATTTTCTATTCCAAGAACGTACAGAGTGCATTTAAGCTCGGCGAGGCGCGCGGCGTAGCCGTACTGGCTGCGGCCCAGGCCGGTCTCGAGGTTTTCGAGTACACGCCGGCCGAGGTTAAAAAGGCGCTGGTGGGTTATGGGCGGGCCGAAAAGCGGCAGGTGGCCAGGATGGTCACCTCGCTTCTGTCGTTGCCCGGCGAACCTGCCGAGGATGCGGCCGATGCCCTGGCGGTTGCGATCTGCCATATCAACAGCCGCAAGTTAAAGTCGTTGGGACGCTGA
- a CDS encoding OB-fold domain-containing protein: MIRTIRGKLTYKSPDYVILDVNGLGYRLYLPFSSFSALGEVGEQVGLLVHTVVREDAFDLYGFVSEIERRMFELLISV; the protein is encoded by the coding sequence ATGATCAGGACAATCCGCGGCAAGCTCACCTATAAATCACCGGACTACGTGATCCTGGACGTCAATGGCCTGGGCTATCGGCTCTACCTGCCGTTTTCCAGCTTTAGCGCCCTGGGTGAGGTCGGCGAACAAGTCGGATTGTTGGTGCACACTGTTGTGCGCGAGGACGCTTTTGATCTCTATGGGTTCGTCAGCGAGATCGAACGGCGAATGTTCGAGCTGCTGATCTCGGT